A window of the Neofelis nebulosa isolate mNeoNeb1 chromosome 13, mNeoNeb1.pri, whole genome shotgun sequence genome harbors these coding sequences:
- the ZSWIM8 gene encoding zinc finger SWIM domain-containing protein 8 isoform X5, which translates to MPGHNASAVCLRAPVSESLSRLQRDQLQKFAQYLISELPQQILPTAQRLLDELLSSQSTAINTVCGAPDPTAGPSASDQSTWYLDESTLTDNIKKTLHKFCGPSPVVFSDVNSMYLSSTEPPAAAEWACLLRPLRGREPEGVWNLLSIVREMFKRRDSNAAPLLEILTDQCLTYEQITGWWYSVRTSASHSSASGHTGRSNGQSEVAAHACASMCDEMVTLWRLAVLDPALSPQRRRELCAQLRQWQLKVIENVKRGQHKKTLERLFPGFRPAVEACYFNWEEAYPLPGVTYSGTDRKLALCWARALPPRPGASRSGGLEESRERPRSLPSEPAVRPKEPGAKRKGLGEGVPSSQRGPRRLSAEGGDKSLHKMGPGGGKAKALGGAGSGGKGSAGGGSKRRLSSEDSSLEPDLAEMSLDDSSLALGAEASTFGGFPESPPPCPPPGSSRGPSTFLPEPPDTYEEDGGVYFSEGPEPPTASAGPHGLLPGEVCTRDDLPSTDESGNGLPKTKEAATAVGEEDDDYQAYYLNAQDGAGGEEEKAEGGAGEEHDLFAGLKPLEQESRMEILFACAEALHAHGYSSEASRLTVELAQDLLANPPDLKVEPPPAKGKKNKVSTSRQTWVATNTLTKAAFLLTVLSERPEHHNLAFRVGMFALELQRPPASTKALEVKLAYQESEVAALLKKIPLGPSEMSTMRCRAEELREGTLCDYRPVLPLMLASFIFDVLCAPVVSPTGSRPPSRNWNNEMPGDEELGFEAAVAALGMKTTVSEAEHPLLCEGTRREKGDLALALMITYKDDQAKLKKILDKLLDRESQTHKPQTLSSFYSSSRPATASQRSPSKHGGPSAPGALQPLTSGSAGPPQPGNVAGAGPGPTEGFTEKNVPESSPHSPCEGLPSEAALTPRAEGKVPSRLALGSRGGYNGRGWGSPGRPKKKHTGMASIDSSAPETTSDSSPTLSRRPLRGGWAPTSWGRGQDSDSISSSSSDSLGSSSSSGSRRASASGGARAKTVEVGRYKGRRPESHAPHVPNQPSEAAAHFYFELAKTVLIKAGGNSSTSIFTHPSSSGGHQGPHRNLHLCAFEIGLYALGLHNFVSPNWLSRTYSSHVSWITGQAMEIGSAALTILVECWDGHLTPPEVASLADRASRARDSNMVRAAAELALSCLPHAHALNPNEIQRALVQCKEQDNLMLEKACMAVEEAAKGGGVYPEVLFEVAHQWFWLYEQTAGGSSTAREGATSCSASGIRAAGEAGRGLPEGRGGPGTEPVTVAAAAVTAAATVVPVISVGSSLYPGPGLGHGHSPGLHPYTALQPHLPCSPQYLTHPAHPAHPMPHMPRPAVFPVPSSAYPQGVHPAFLGAQYPYSVTPPSLAATAVSFPVPSMAPITVHPYHTEPGLPLPTSVACELWGQGTVSSVHPASTFPAIQGASLPALTTQPSPLVSGGFPPPEEETHSQPVNPHSLHHLHAAYRVGMLALEMLGRRAHNDHPNNFSRSPPYTDDVKWLLGLAAKLGDRHGDAAAAEPCSCPQPPACPGLPPTGAALPAGIHAVHSPPFDSPDPCRLRRLCECDPQCPQRLLSDTHGHDAVQRHPAEPQAQQTDQGAVAAGLTRDDHLLPMSLAPLGSYTGIQACGYGGPSHRGSESWLDRSSPLSSLVAQTGSCSWAVAWGQDVSNPRSLGLGETALSGRGHWVASGIYLAFINI; encoded by the exons ATGCCTGGCCACAAT GCTTCTGCAGTCTGCTTGCGTGCCCCAGTCTCAGAGTCCCTGTCTCGGCTGCAGAGGGACCAGCTGCAGAAGTTTGCTCAGTACCTCATCAGTGAGCTCCCTCAGCAG ATCCTCCCCACGGCCCAGCGTCTTCTGGATGAACTCCTCTCTTCCCAGTCAACAGCCATCAATACAGTGTGTGGAGCCCCGG ACCCCACAGCAGGGCCCTCTGCCTCTGACCAGAGTACATGGTATTTGGATGAGTCAACACTCACTGATAACATCAAGAAGACACTACACAAGTTCTGTGGACCTTCGCCTGTGGTCTTCAG TGATGTGAATTCCATGTATCTGTCTTCCACGGAGCCTCCAGCTGCTGCTGAATGGGCATGTCTGCTGCGCCCTCTGAGGGGCCGCGAGCCAGAGGGTGTCTGGAACCTACTTAGCATTGTGCGGGAGATGTTCAAACGGAGAGACAGCAATGCTGCCCCTTTGTTGGAAATCCTCACTGACCAGTGCCTCACCTATGAACAG ATAACAGGTTGGTGGTACAGCGTGCGCACCTCAGCCTCACACAGCAGCGCCAGCGGACACACGGGCCGTAGCAATGGGCAGTCAGAGGTAGCGGCCCATGCATGTGCCAGCATGTGTGATGAGATGGTCACACTGTGGAGGCTAGCTGTTTTGGACCCTGCACTCAGCCCCCAGCG cCGCCGGGAATTGTGTGCCCAGCTACGCCAGTGGCAACTGAAGGTGATTGAGAATGTGAAGCGGGGACAGCACAAAAAGACCCTGGAGCGGCTCTTCCCTGGCTTCCGGCCAGCGGTGGAGGCCTGCTACTTCAACTGGGAAGAGGCCTATCCACTCCCTGGTGTTACCTACAGTGGCACCGACCGGAAGTTGGCACTGTGCTGGGCCCGAGCCCTGCCCCCTCGGCCAGGTGCCTCCCGATCTGGGGGCCTGGAGGAATCCCGGGAGCGGCCCCGATCTCTTCCTTCTGAGCCAGCTGTGCGGCCCAAGGAGCCTGGGGCCAAGCGCAAGGGATTGGGTGAGGGGGTCCCCTCATCGCAGCGGGGTCCCCGCCGCCTCTCTGCTGAGGGGGGAGATAAGTCTCTGCATAAGATGGGTCCAGGTGGGGGCAAAGCCAAGGCACTGGGTGGGGCTGGCAGTGGGGGCAAGGGATCAGCAGGCGGTGGGAGCAAGCGACGGCTGAGCAGCGAAGACAGCTCCCTGGAGCCAGATCTGGCTGAGATGAGCCTGGATGACAGCAGCCTGGCCCTCGGTGCAGAGGCCAGCACCTTTGGTGGATTCCCTGAGAGCCCgccaccctgccctcctcctggTAGCTCCCGTGGtccttccaccttccttcctgaACCCCCAGATACTTATGAAGAAGATGGTGGTGTGTACTTCTCAGAAGGGCCTGAGCCTCCCACAGCCTCTGCTGGCCCCCATGGCCTACTGCCTGGGGAGGTCTGTACCCGGGATGACCTCCCTTCCACAGATGAGAGTGGCAATGGGCTCCCCAAAACCAAAGAGGCAGCCACTGCAGTTGGAGAGGAGGATGATGACTACCAGGCATATTATCTGAATGCCCAGGATGGGGCTGGAGGCGAGGAAGAGAAGGCTGAgggcggggctggggaggagcaCGACCTGTTTGCTGGGCTGAAGCCACTGGAACAGGAGAGCCGCATGGAG ATATTGTTTGCCTGTGCTGAGGCCCTGCATGCGCACGGCTACAGCAGTGAGGCCTCCCGCCTCACTGTGGAGCTTGCCCAGGACCTGCTAGCCAACCCACCTGACCTCAAGGTAGAGCCGCCCCCTGCCAAG GGCAAGAAGAACAAGGTATCTACGAGCCGTCAGACCTGGGTGGCTACCAACACCCTGACGAAGGCAGCCTTCCTGTTGACAGTGCTAAGTGAACGCCCAGAGCACCACAACCTGGCCTTCCGAGTTGGCATGTTTGCCTTGGAGCTACAGCGGCCCCCAGCTTCTACCAAGGCCTTGGAG GTGAAGCTGGCATACCAGGAGTCTGAGGTGGCTGCCCTGCTCAAGAAGATTCCTCTGGGTCCAAGTGAGATGAGTACCATGCGGTGCCGGGCAGAGGAGCTTCGGGAGGGGACGCTCTGTGACTATCGGCCCGTTTTGCCTCTCATGCTGGCCAGTTTCATCTTTGACGTTCTCTGTGCTCCAG TGGTTTCTCCTACGGGTTCCCGGCCACCAAGTCGTAACTGGAACAACGAGATGCCTGGGGAtgaggagctgggatttgaagcaGCAGTTGCTGCCTTAG GTATGAAGACAACAGTGAGCGAGGCAGAGCATCCCCTCCTGTGTGAAGGCACACGTCGGGAGAAGGGTGACCTGGCACTGGCACTAATGATCACTTACAAGGATGATCAAGCCAAGCTCAAAAAG aTCTTAGACAAACTCTTGGACCGAGAGAGCCAGACGCATAAGCCCCAGACACTGAGTTCATTCTACTCATCCAGCCGCCCAGCCACAGCCAGCCAGAGGTCTCCTTCAAAGCATGGGGGCCCATCTGCCCCTGGGGCCCTGCAACCCCTGACCTCGGGCTCTGCAGGGCCTCCTCAGCCAGGGAATGTggcaggggctgggccaggccccaCTGAGGGCTTCACAGAGAAGAATGTGCCTG AAAGTTCCCCACATTCTCCCTGTGAGGGCCTCCCATCTGAGGCAGCTTTGACCCCAAGGGCGGAAGGGAAGGTTCCCAGCCGCCTGGCACTTGGCAGTCGTGGAGGCTACAATGGACGGGGTTGGGGCTCCCCAGGGCGGCCTAAGAAGAAACACACAG GCATGGCCAGCATTGACAGCAGTGCCCCTGAAACAACATCGGATAGTTCTCCCACCTTAAGCCGGAGGCCACTTCGAGGGGGCTGGGCCCCCACCTCCTGGGGCCGAGGACAGGACAGTGACAGCATTAGCAGCTCTTCCTCGGACTCTCTGGGCTCCTCATCCTCCAGTGGAAGTCGCCGGGCCAGTGCCAGTGGAGGGGCCCGGGCAAAGACCGTTGAAGTTGGCAG GTACAAGGGCCGCCGTCCCGAGAGTCATGCCCCTCATGTACCCAATCAGCCATCAGAGGCAGCTGCACACTTCTACTTCGAACTGGCGAAGACGGTGCTGATCAAGGCAGGGGGCAACAGCAGCACTTCCATTTTCACACATCCATCTTCCTCAGGGGGCCATCAGGGTCCTCACCGCAACCTGCACCTTTGCGCCTTCGAGATTGGGCTTTATGCCCTTGGCCTGCACAACTTTGTTTCTCCCAACTGGCTCTCACGTACTTATTCTTCGCACGTTTCCTGGATTACAG GTCAGGCAATGGAGATTGGTAGTGCAGCCCTGACTATACTGGTAGAATGCTGGGATGGACACCTGACGCCCCCTGAAGTTGCATCCCTGGCTGACAGGGCATCACGGGCACGAGACTCCAATATGGTGAGGGCAGCAGCGGAGTTAGCCCTAAGCTGCCTGCCTCATGCCCATGCATTGAACCCCAATGAGATCCAGCGGGCCCTGGTGCAGTGCAAGGAGCAG GATAACCTGATGTTGGAGAAGGCCTGCATGGCAGTGGAAGAAGCCGCTAAGGGTGGGGGTGTATACCCTGAAGTGTTGTTTGAGGTTGCTCACCAGTGGTTCTGGCTATATGAGCAAACAGCAGGTGGCTCATCCACAGCCCGTGAAGGGGCTACAAGCTGTAGTGCCAGTGGGATCAGGGCAGCTGGGGAGGCTGGGCGGGGGCTGCCTGAGGGCAGGGGGGGCCCAGGCACTGAGCCGGTTacagtggcagcagcagcagtgacAGCAGCAGCCACAGTGGTGCCAGTCATCTCAGTGGGGTCCAGTTTATATCCAGGTCCAGGACTGGGGCATGGTCATTCCCCTGGCCTGCACCCCTACACTGCTCTACAGCCCCACCTGCCCTGCAGCCCTCAATACCTCACCCACCCAGCTCACCCTGCCCACCCAATGCCTCATATGCCCCGGCCTGCTGTCTTCCCTGTGCCCAGCTCTGCATACCCACAG GGTGTGCATCCTGCCTTCTTGGGGGCTCAGTACCCTTACTCAGTGACTCCCCCCTCACTTGCTGCCACTGCTGTGTCTTTCCCCGTCCCTTCCATGGCACCCATCACAGTACATCCCTACCACACAGAGCCAGGGCTCCCACTGCCCACCAGTGTGGCCTGTGAGTTGTGGGGACAGGGAACAG TGAGCAGTGTCCATCCAGCATCCACGTTTCCAGCCATCCAGGGTGCCTCGTTGCCTGCTCTGACTACACAGCCCAGTCCTCTGGTGAGCGGAGGGTTTCCACCACCCGAGGAGGAGACCCACAGTCAGCCTGTCAACCCACACAGCCTACACCACCTGCACGCTGCCTACCGTGTTG GAATGCTGGCACTGGAGATGCTGGGTCGCCGGGCACACAATGATCACCCCAACAACTTCTCCCGCTCCCCCCCCTACACTGATGATGTCAAATGGTTGCTGGGGCTGGCAGCAAAGCTGG GAGATCGTCATGGAGACGCTGCAGCGGCTGAGCCCTGCTCATGCCCACAACCACCTGCGTGCCCCGGCCTTCCACCAACTGGTGCAGCGCTGCCAGCAGGCATACATGCAG TACATTCACCACCGTTTGATTCACCTGACCCCTGCCGACTACGACGACTTTGTGAATGCGATCCGCAGTGCCCGCAGCGCCTTCTGTCTGACACCCATGGGCATGATGCAGTTCAACGACATCCTGCAGAACCTCAAGCGCAGCAAACAGACCAAGGAGCTGTGGCAGCGGGTCTCACTCGAGATGACCACCTTCTCCCCATGAGTCTGGCCCCTCTAGGGTCCTATACAGGGATACAGGCCTGTGGCTATGGGGGCCCCTCACACAGAGGGAGTGAATCTTGGCTGGACAGATCATCCCCACTCAGTTCTCTGGTAGCCCAGACTGGCAGCTGCTCTTGGGCTGTAGCTTGGGGCCAAGATGTCTCAAACCCTAGAAGCCTAGGGTTGGGGGAGACAGCCCTATCTGGGAGGGGGCATTGGGTGGCTTCTGGTATTTATTtggcatttataaatatataa